From the genome of Armatimonadota bacterium, one region includes:
- a CDS encoding universal stress protein: MYKTVMVTLDGSELAEMALVHGLAIAAKFEAKLILFAVVESYQVYPQPGVVAPVAGVPIGADDEVAQVRDYLRSLAEQHDHTGLEIIVTVNQGDPATEICDHSRAVSADLIVMSTHGRSGIRRWVYGSVADRVLRGAPTPVLLVRTSSEQATETA; encoded by the coding sequence ATGTACAAGACAGTGATGGTCACACTCGACGGCTCAGAACTGGCAGAAATGGCGCTCGTCCACGGCCTGGCCATCGCGGCGAAGTTCGAGGCCAAGTTGATTCTCTTCGCCGTAGTGGAGTCCTATCAGGTATACCCGCAGCCCGGAGTGGTCGCACCCGTCGCCGGGGTACCGATCGGCGCTGACGATGAAGTCGCCCAGGTCCGCGACTACCTGAGGAGTCTCGCAGAGCAGCACGACCACACCGGACTGGAGATCATCGTCACCGTGAACCAGGGCGATCCGGCCACCGAGATATGCGACCATTCCAGGGCAGTCAGCGCGGATCTGATCGTCATGTCCACACACGGCCGCTCCGGCATCCGGCGTTGGGTCTACGGCAGTGTAGCCGACCGCGTGCTTCGAGGCGCCCCCACACCCGTATTGCTGGTGCGCACGTCATCCGAACAGGCCACGGAGACCGCATAG
- a CDS encoding cation:proton antiporter → MDHAGTLEPARVILQVLIMLFAAKIFGEASERLGQPPVLGELLAGVVLGVSVLGLISPNDVLHVLAEFGAIVLLFEVGLESDLEEFLRVGGSAAAVAVIGVVGPFVVGYLAAQWFGLDSLTAIFIGATLTATSVGITARTLSDIGRLRTPEAKVILGAAVIDDVIGLIILAVVAGLVKTHTVSAWGIARISLLAVAFLIGAVAIGVPVAPRVLNIVRRLRTRGTLTVSAVIFAFGMAYLAHQLKLATIVGAFAAGLVLAKTEDQAHIQERIKPVADIFVPIFFVMLGVSVDVMVFSPARSGSAGVLALTGALIVIAIAMKLCSGLGVLRRGVKRLAVGVGMIPRGEVGLIFASFGLANGVIKQDLYSAIVAVIAVTTFVTPPLLKLALRSGKKIVEVPK, encoded by the coding sequence ATGGATCACGCCGGAACCCTCGAGCCCGCCCGAGTCATACTGCAAGTACTCATAATGCTCTTTGCGGCGAAGATCTTCGGCGAAGCATCCGAGCGCCTCGGACAACCTCCCGTGCTGGGAGAGCTACTTGCCGGTGTCGTACTCGGAGTAAGCGTGCTGGGGCTTATCTCACCAAACGACGTTCTGCACGTACTCGCTGAGTTCGGTGCAATCGTCCTGCTCTTCGAGGTCGGACTGGAAAGCGACCTGGAGGAGTTCCTGCGCGTGGGCGGCTCAGCCGCTGCGGTAGCTGTCATCGGTGTCGTCGGGCCGTTCGTGGTCGGATACCTCGCAGCACAGTGGTTCGGCCTTGACTCCCTGACGGCCATCTTCATCGGCGCAACACTGACGGCGACCAGCGTAGGCATCACCGCCAGGACGCTTAGCGACATCGGGCGACTGCGGACACCTGAGGCGAAAGTTATCCTCGGAGCTGCGGTGATTGACGATGTCATCGGCCTGATCATCCTCGCAGTTGTCGCAGGGTTGGTCAAGACTCACACCGTATCCGCGTGGGGAATCGCCAGGATATCGCTTCTCGCCGTAGCTTTTCTGATCGGCGCGGTCGCGATTGGAGTTCCGGTGGCTCCCCGTGTCCTCAACATAGTGAGACGCCTTCGAACTCGCGGTACTCTGACGGTCAGCGCGGTCATATTCGCATTCGGCATGGCGTATCTGGCCCACCAACTCAAGTTGGCCACTATAGTCGGCGCGTTCGCCGCCGGACTCGTACTCGCGAAGACAGAGGACCAGGCCCACATCCAGGAGCGGATCAAGCCGGTGGCAGACATCTTCGTCCCGATATTCTTCGTGATGCTGGGGGTCTCTGTTGATGTGATGGTTTTCAGCCCCGCAAGGTCAGGCAGCGCCGGAGTCCTTGCACTCACAGGCGCTCTCATCGTGATTGCCATTGCTATGAAGCTCTGTTCGGGACTGGGAGTCCTCCGCCGAGGAGTTAAGAGGCTGGCCGTCGGAGTCGGGATGATTCCTCGAGGTGAGGTCGGCCTTATCTTCGCAAGCTTCGGGCTTGCGAATGGAGTCATAAAGCAGGATCTCTACTCCGCGATCGTGGCGGTCATAGCGGTAACCACCTTTGTAACCCCTCCGCTCCTGAAGCTCGCTCTACGGAGCGGAAAGAAGATAGTCGAGGTGCCGAAATGA
- a CDS encoding phosphodiester glycosidase family protein: protein MRRTLLALLICPFMVGPSSQADAASNISYQKRWLHDVSVHVITANLNAKSVRVTPALARHGVGTSEGFGSMVFRLQPTAAITGTYFCVNGLTPVADLVIESNPISFGCVGTAICFTGDNKVEFKRTYLGRRDDWSGYVSVISGGPRLVSAGVAYVSPSSEGFKDGGMYRAAARAAVGVTKNNKLLLVTVNSPVYLSKMARIMRDLGAVDAINLDGGSSTALYYRGLVPSHPGRRLTNLLVIYETDEAYAKARDFLNPRPMFATGSSRS from the coding sequence ATGCGGCGCACACTGCTAGCACTACTGATCTGCCCGTTCATGGTCGGCCCGTCCTCGCAGGCCGACGCGGCGAGTAACATCTCCTACCAGAAGCGCTGGTTGCACGACGTGTCCGTTCACGTCATTACGGCCAACCTAAACGCCAAGTCCGTAAGGGTTACCCCCGCTCTGGCGAGGCACGGGGTTGGGACGTCGGAAGGCTTCGGTTCGATGGTATTCCGACTTCAGCCCACCGCAGCGATAACCGGCACCTACTTCTGCGTCAACGGACTTACTCCAGTGGCGGACCTCGTCATAGAGAGTAACCCCATCTCCTTTGGCTGTGTCGGTACCGCAATATGCTTCACCGGGGACAACAAGGTCGAGTTCAAGCGCACCTACCTCGGCAGACGCGACGACTGGTCCGGCTACGTGTCGGTGATCTCCGGCGGTCCGAGACTGGTGTCCGCAGGCGTTGCGTACGTCTCTCCAAGCTCCGAGGGCTTCAAGGACGGGGGTATGTATCGCGCGGCCGCCCGAGCCGCAGTCGGCGTGACCAAGAACAACAAGCTGCTCCTCGTGACGGTCAACAGCCCGGTGTACCTGAGCAAGATGGCGAGGATAATGAGAGACCTCGGCGCGGTTGACGCAATCAACCTTGACGGGGGCAGTTCCACCGCTCTATACTACAGAGGCCTGGTGCCAAGCCATCCGGGCCGCCGGTTGACCAATCTGCTGGTCATCTACGAAACCGACGAAGCCTACGCAAAGGCAAGGGATTTTCTGAACCCTCGACCGATGTTCGCGACCGGCTCTTCGCGTTCGTAG